From the genome of Longimicrobium sp.:
TGGAGCGCGTTGAACAACGGTGTCTCGTCCGGTGCTCAACCGAGCGTGTCGGACGCAGGAATACACCGAGGCGCATCGCGGCCAGCGCTTGAGCGGCTGCAGGGTTTCGGTGTGAAGAGTCCGAGACGGGGGAACACAGCCGGTTCGCGGGGTGGCGCGACGGTGGCGGCTGAGGCGGGGCGGGCGCATTTCCTGCAACGCGGCGGCCCCCTGAGCCGAGCCGATCATGGCTGCGGCACGCGCCGTTCGCCGGCCCCGAACCCTACCAGGAGACCGCCCCAGTTGAGCGCTTCCGACCCGCTCTGGTACAAGGACGCCGTCTTTTACGAGATCCACGTCAAGGCCTTCCAGGACTCCAACGCCGACGGGATCGGCGACTTCGCCGGGCTGATGCAGCGCCTGGACTACGTGCAGAGCCTGGGCGTGGACGTCATCTGGCTCCTTCCCTACTACCCCTCGCCGCTGCGCGACGACGGGTACGACATCGCCGACTACTACAACATCCACCCGTCGTACGGGTCGGTGGATGACTTCACGCGCTTCATGGAGGAGGCGCACCGCCGCGGCCTGCGCGTGATCTCGGACCTGGTGCTCAACCACACCTCCAGCGACCACCCCTGGTTCCAGCGCGCCCGCCGCGCGCCCAGGGGCTCGCCGGAGCGCGACTTCTACGTGTGGTCGGACGACGACACGGTGTACAAGGAGGCCCGCGTCATCTTCACCGACACGGAGCCGAGCAACTGGACCTGGGACCCGGTGGCGGGGCAGTACTACTGGCATCGCTTCTTCAGCCACCAGCCGGACCTCAACTGGGACAACCCCGCCGTGAAGGAGGCGATGTTCCAGGTGATGGAGTTCTGGCTGGACCGCGGGCTGGACGGCTTCCGGGCGGACGCGGTGCCGTACCTGATCGAGCGCGAGGGGACGATCTGCGAGAACCTCCCCGAGACGCACGACATCCTCAAGGAGTTCCGCACCCGCCTGGACGCCAAGTACCCCGGGCGCATCCTGCTGGCCGAGGCCAACCAGTGGCCCGAGGACGTGCGCCCCTACTTCGGTGACGGCGACGAGTTCCAGATGGCGTTCCACTTCCCGCTGATGCCGCGCATCTTCATGGCGGTGCGCCAGGGGATCCGGAAGCCGATCGTGGAGATCATCGAGCGCACCCCGCCGATCCCCGACGACTGCCAGTGGTGCATGTTCCTGCGCAACCACGACGAGCTCACCCTGGAGATGGTGACCGACGAGGAGCGCGACTACATGTACCGCGAGTACGCCGCCGACCCGCGCATGCGCCTCAACCTGGGCATCCGCCGCCGGCTGGCGCCGCTGATGGACAACGACCGGCGCAAGATCGAGCTCCTCAACTCGATCCTCTTCACCATGCCGGGCTCGCCCATCGTGTACTACGGTGACGAGCTGGGGATGGGCGACAACGTCTTCCTGGGCGACCGAGACGGGGTGCGCACGCCCATGCAGTGGTCGCCGGACCGCAACGCCGGGTTCAGCCGCGCCGAGGCCGCGCGCCTCTTCCTGCCGCCGATCACGGACACGCAGTACGGCTTCCAGGCGATCAACGTGGAGGCGCAGGAGCGCTCGCCCTTCTCGCTCCTCAACTGGACCAAGCGGCTGATCGCGGTGCGCAAGCAGCACCACGCCTTCGGCCGCGGGACCATCGAGTTCCTGCAGCCGGAAAACCCGCACGTCCTCGCCTACATCCGCGAGTACGAGGGCGACGCCATCCTGGTGGTCAACAACCTCTCGGGCACGGCGCAGGCGGTGCAGCTCGACCTCGCGCGCTTCGCCGGGCGCATCCCGGTGGAGCTGCTGGGGCAGACGTCGTTCCTCCCCATCGACGAGACGCCGTACGCGCTGACGCTGAGCCCCTACGGCTTCTTCTGGTTCGGTCTGCGGCCGGTGCGCGTGGAAGCGGACGCGGGGAACGACGTGCCGGCCGAGTGGGCGGAGGCGGAGGCGCGCGTCTTCGAGGACGCCGGGGTGCTGGCGGGGATGGTCGCCGCCGTGCCGCACGAGTGGCTGCGCGCCCAGCGCTGGTTCCGCGGCAAGGCGCGCGAGATCCTCTCCACGGAACTGGTGGACCACGCCATCGTGCGTCCCGAGCGAGGGCCGCGCGCCATCGCGTCGGTGCTGCGGGTGAGATACGAAGAGGGCGAGCCGGAGGTGTACTTCCTCCCGCTCTCGCTGCACCCCACCCTGCAGCCAGGGGTGACGCCGGAGGCGATCGTCTCGCAGGCCACCGAGGCGGGTGAGTTCCGCGTATTCGAGGCGCTGGGCGACCGCCGCTTCGCCGGGGCGCTGCTGGACGCCATCCGCGAGGAAGCGGTCATCGACGGGCAGAACGGGCGGCTGGTGGCACGGCGTGGCCGCGCCTTCGAGGAGCTGGACCACCAGCGCGGGCCCGTGCGCCCCATCTCGGCCGAGCAGAGCAACACCTCGCTGATCATCGGCGACTCGGCCATCCTCAAGATCTTCCGCAAGCTGGAAGCGGGGATGAACCCGGACCTGGAGGTGACGCGCTTCCTCACCGAGCGCACCAGCTTCCGCAACCTCCCGGCGCTGGGCGGGTGGATCGAGCACCAGGGGGCGGGCGAGACGTCGTCGGTGGCCGGGCTCTTCGCCTTCATTCCCAACACGGGGGATGCGTGGAGCGTGGCGCTGAAGGCGCTGGAGCGCTTCATGGGCGCCGCATCGCGCAGCGCCGCCGACCCCGAGACGGTCGCGGGGCAGGAGGCGGTGCGGCGGATGGCGGGCGAGTTCTTCCCGTCAATCGAGCGGCTGGGCGCCACCACCGCGCGTCTGCATCTGGCGCTCGCCTCCGCCGGGCCGGACGAGCCGGAGTTCGCGCCGGAGCCGGTGGGCGACGCGGAGGTGCGCGCGTACACCGACGCCTTCACGCGGCACGTGGACGAGGTGCTGGGCGAGCTGGGGCATCGTCTCGAAAAGATCCCGGGCGCCTTCCCGTCCGCACTTCTCAACGAGCTGAGCGGCGTGGTGCGCTCCGCGGCCGACGTCCGCCAGCGCGGCGACGACCTGCGGCTGCTCGAGGAGGCGGGGACGGTGCGCACCCGCTTCCACGGCGACTACCACCTGGGGCAGGTGCTCCGCGCGGAGAAGCCGGGGCCAGACGGGTCCGAGTGGTACATCCTGGACTACGAGGGAGAGCCGGCGCGCCCGCTCGCCGAGCGCCGCGCCAAGGGCTCGCCGCTGCGCGACGTGGCGGGAATGCTGCGCTCCTTCAACTACGCCGTGCGCGTGGCGCTCAAGGAGTACCGCACCGACGACTACCGCACCCGGATGTCGCTGGAGCGGTGGGCGGCGGCGTGGGAGCGCGAGGCCCGCACCCTCTTCCTGGACGCCTACCGCGCGACGGTGGCGGGCTCACCCATCGTGCCGGCCGACGCGGAGCTGTTCGCGCGGACGCTGGCGGTGTTCGAGCTGGAGAAGGCGGTGTACGAGCTGGGGTACGAGATGAACAACCGGCCGGACTGGATCTGGGTGCCGCTGGAGGGGATCCGCTCGATCCTGGGGGGCGCAGCGTGACGCCGCGCATCTACAACCTCTTCCAGCGGCTGGTGGGCCCCACGACGCGGTGGGCGGAGCATGCCCGCCGCGCGCGCGACATGGGGTTCGACTGGGTGTACCTCAACCCCTGGCACTACCCGGGGTTCAGCGGCAGCCTGTATGCCGTCAAGGAGTACCGCCGGCTCAACCCGCTCTTCGTACCCACCGGGGCGGACCCGATGAGCCTGGAGCCGCTCCGTGCCGCGCTGGCGGAGATCTCCGCGCTGGGCGTGCAGCCGATCATGGACCTGGTCATCAACCACACGGCCAAGGACTCGCCGCTCATCCAGGAGCACCCCGAGTGGTACGTGCGCGACGAGCGGGGCGAGGTGCGCAGCCCCTTCGTCGTCGATCCGGACGACCCATCCAGGATCACCACCTGGGGCGACCTGGCGGAGATCGACAACGAGACGCACCACGGCCGCGAGGCACTGTGGGCGTACTGGACGGAGCTGGTGCGGGACTCGATCGAGCTGGGCTTCCGCGGCTTCCGCTGCGACGCCGCGTACAAGGTGCCCTCCGAGCTGTGGCGCCACCTGATTGACGAAGCGCGCCGCGTGGACCGCGAGGTGAAGTTCTTCGCCGAGACGCTGGGCGCGCCGACGGAGGACGTCGCGGCACTGGCGGACGCCGGGTTCGACTTCTTCTTCAACTCGTCGAAGTGGTGGGATTTCCGCGAGCCATGGGCGCTGAAGCAGCACGAGGAGTTCCGCACGATCGCGCCCAGCGTCGCCTTCCCCGAGTCGCACGACACCTCGCGGCTGGCGGCGGACACGGATGGCGACGAGGCGGTTCAGCGGCAGCGCTACGCCTTCGCGGCGGCCTTCTCGGCGGGGATCATGATGCCGATCGGCTACGAGTTCGGCTTCCGCAAGCAGGTGAACGTGGTGGAGACCATGCCCACCGACTGGGAACGGCGGCGGATGGACCTGCGCCGCTTCATCAAGCGCGTGCATGCGTTGAAGACCGGTCACGCGCTGCTGCAGGGCGAGGGGGTGCTGCGCGCGGTCGGCGGGCTGGGGGGCGACACGCTGCTGCTGGAGCGCCGCGCCGCCGACACGCCCACCGCGGACCTCGGATGGATCCTCGTCAACAAGGTGAAGGCGGCGCGGGAAGTCGCGATCGGCACCCTGGCGCCGGACAGCCAGAAGGAGGGCGAGTACCGCCTCTTCCGCGTCTGCCGCGACGACGCGCCCGAGGAAGGGGAGCCGCTCGGCGCCACGGTCGCGCTGGAGGGCGCGGAAGTGGCGTACGTCCTCCCGGTGGGCGGGATTCCGCTTTACCCGTCACCGGTGCTGAATGAAGAGCGTTACTGAGCGCAGGCGGAGCGGGGTCCTCCTTCACCCCACCTCGCTCCCCGGCGGTCCCATCGGCACCCTGGGGGACGAGGCGTTCCGCTTCGTGGACTGGCTCAAGGAGGCGGGACAGGGCCTCTGGCAGATGCTCCCGCTGGTGGCGGTGGACGAGGGCGGATCGCCGTACAACGGCCTTTCCGCGATGGCCGGCAACACCTTTCTCCTGGATGCGGGGCGCCTGGCGGAAGAGGGTCTGATCGAGGAGTCGGACGAGGACGCCCAGCTGCCGCGCGTGGACTTCGCCGCCGCCGCGCGCCGCAGCGATGCGCTCATCCGCCGCGCATACGAGGGTCTTAAAGCCGGCCGCGCCCCCGCGCTCCGCGACGACTTCGCCGCGTATCGGGAAAAGCACGCGTACTGGCTGGAGGACTACGCCCTCTTCCGCGCCCTCCGCGACGCGCAGGGGCCGCCGTGGACGAGCTGGGACCCCGGCATTCGCACGCGCAAGCCAGCCGCGTTGCGCAGGGCACGCAAGGAGCTGGCGGACCAGGTGGAGCGGCACGCCTTCGGGCAGTTCCTCTTTGACCGACAGTGGTCCGCCCTGCGCCGCTACGCCGCAGACGCGGGAGTCGCCATCGTGGGCGACATCCCCATCTTCGTGGCGCACGACAGCGCGGACGTGTGGGCGCACCCCGAGCTCTTCTCGCTCGACGCGCACGGCATGCCGAGCGTGGTCTCGGGCGTGCCGCCCGACTACTTCAGCGAGACGGGGCAGCGCTGGGGAAACCCGCACTACCGCTGGGACGTGATGGAGCGCGACGGATTCCGCTGGTGGACGGAGCGATTCCGGCGTACACTGGAGTGGGTGGAGCTGGCGCGCATCGACCACTTCCGCGGCTTCGAGTCGTACTGGGAGGTGCCGGCCGACGAGGAGACGGCGCTCAACGGCACCTGGCAGCCCGGCCCCGGATCGCGCCTCTTCGCCGCGGTGGCGAAGGAGCTGGGACCCCTGCCGCTGATCGCGGAGGACCTGGGGATCATCACCCCCGAAGTCGACGCGTTGCGCGAGTCGCTGGGGATGCCGGGGATCCGCGTGCTGCAGTTCGCCTTCGGCGACGACGAGGAGAACCCGCACCTCCCCGCCAACTACGAGGCGAACACCGTCGCGTACACGGGGACGCACGACAACGACACCTCGCTGGGATGGTACCGCGGCGCGTCGGAGGGGGACCGCGCGGGGTTGCGCAGGCTGACGGACGCGCCGGAACGGTCGGTGCACTGGGGGATGATGGAGGTCGTCTTCCAGTCCCCCGCCGCGCTGGCGGTGGTGCCGTTGCAGGACGTGCTGGGGCTGGGAAGCGACCACCGCATGAACGTCCCCGGCACTGCCGAAGGGAACTGGGGGTGGCGCTTCCGCTCCGAAGACCTGACTACCGCGCTCGCCGAGCGCCTCAACAAGCTCACCCACGCCACCGGCCGTCTCCATGCCGATCAATGAAACCGCGGGACCGGTGACGATGGTCACCGGCGGCGCAGGCAACCTTGGCCGCGCCGTCACGCGCGCCTTCCTGGACGCCGGCCACCGCGTCTTCGTCCCCCTGCACAAGGGCGACGCGCACGCGATGGACGGCCTGGCGAACGAGTTCAGCGGCCGCGTGGACACCTGCTTCCTGGACCTGACCACCGAGCGCGGCGCGGCCGCCGCCGTGCGCGAGGCGGTGGAGTGGACGGGACGGCTGGACTCGGTGGCGCACCTGGTGGGCGGCTATTCCGGCGGCGTCCTGCTGGGGGACACCCCCACCGACCTGTGGGACCGGATGATGGACCTCAACCTGCGCTCCGCCTACCTCGTGGCCCGCGCCGCGCTGCCGGTGATGACGGAGGGCGGCACGCTGGTCTTCGTCTCCTCGCGCGCCGCGCGCGAGTCGCGCGCGAACAACGGGGCGTACGCCGTCTCCAAGTCCGCGCTCCTCACGCTGACCGAGGTGATCGCGGAGGAGTACGGCCCCTCCGGCGTCCGCTCCTACGCCGTCCTCCCGGGCACGCTGGACACCCCCGCCAACCGCGCCTCCATGCCCAATGCCGACGCCGCCTCCTGGATCAAGCCGGAGACCGTCGCCGCGCAGATCGTGCGCCTCTGCTCCGGCACCGCCGAGGAGCCGAATGGGTCGGCGATCCCGGTGTACGGGGCGGCGTAAGGGCCCCCTCCCCCCGGCCCCCTCCCCCGCCTGCGGGGGCGCAGGGCGGGTGAGGGGGAGAACTCCGTGTATTGCGCGGATGTCCGGTAGGGGCGCGATTTATCGCGCCCGCCCTGCTCCTTCATCGGCGGTCGCCCTCCGCACCCAATAGGTAGGGGCAGACCTGCGTGTCTGCCCTCCCTCGCTCCCACCTCGACTCCCACCCCCCGCACCAATCCGGTAGGGGCCGCCCCGCGTGGCTGCCCGTGCCCGCCGCCGCTCCGCCGCCCGCGAATCGACAAACGCCCGTCCGACAAACACAAAACGCCCCCGGCACGCGTGACCGGGGGCGTTTTCTTCCTGCGAAACAACGTTCCTACCGTGCCGTCACCAGCTCGCTGCCGCGGACGATGCCGATGACGACCGGCTTCTCCACGACATCGCCGTTCTCGTCGAACTTGATGGTGCCGCTGACGCCGTCGAACGCCGGGGACCCGCCGGGGCGGCCGACCTGCTCGAGGTAGGCGCGGATCGCCTCTCGGTTCGGGCCCACCTCGTTGATGGCCCTATGGAGGAGATAGACGATGTCGTAGGTCTGCGCCGCGCGGTGGTCCGGCGACGTGTTATAGCGCGCGCGGAAAGCGGTGACGAACTTCCGCGCCGCGGGCGTGTTGAGGTCCGGCAGGAACGCGGAGCTCACGAACACACCCTCCCCCACCCCGCGCGCGTCCTTGACCCCGGTAAGCCCGTCCGCCCCCAGAATGGGGCCGGTGTAGCCCAGCCGGCGCGCGGCCTGGATGATGGACACACCCGCGTCGGCCTGCCCACCGATGACCAGCGCGTCGGCGCCGCGGCGGATGGCGCGCGTCAGGTAGGGGTCCAGCGCCGCCGGGTTCTTGAGGATGTCGGGAAGGTAGGGGTCGGTCGAGACGATCTGCCCGCCCTGGCGGCGGAAGGCGGCCTCGAAAGTCGAAGTCACCCCCTGCCCGTACTCGTCGTTGGCGTAGATCACCGCCGCCTTGCTGCTCCCCAGCCGCTCGCGCGCGTGTCGCGCCAGGGCGGGCGAGAACTCCAGGTCGGTGGGGGTCACGCGAAAGGTCCACGGGCCCGCGCCGGTGAGCGCCGGCGCGCTCGACGCCGGAGAGATCTGCACGACCGGATCGCCGCCGATGCTGTCGTGCATGCCGGCGGGCATGTTGTAGATGGGTGCCGCCTTGATCGACACGGCCGAGTTCACGTGCCCGATCACCGCCACCACCTTTTCGTTCTCGCGCAGGTCCTGCGCGACTTCGATCCCCTTCGCCTCGCTGCGCTCGTCGTCACGGATCTCGAGCGCGAAGGTAAATCCATCGTTCCCTTCGGCTCTGTTGATCTCGTCCACGGCCATCCTGGCGGCCATCTCCACGGACTTGCCGTTGGCCGCCTGCAGGGGCGCGGCTACGCCCAGCACGATGGTCTCTTTCTCCCGGCCGCACGCAGCGAGGGAGAGCACCGCGAGGGCGGCGACTGCGAATATCGAGGGCAGCGCTTTCATGTCGATGCGGGGGGTTCTACGGGATTGGACCTTCGGAAGCGGAATTGAGAGCGCTCCGGGCCTCCACCAGCCAGGCGGGACGGGCGCCGTCGTCGAAGGCGGCCTCCAGCACGGCCACCAGCCGCTCCACCGCTTCCGGGTGGCGGCGCGGAGGGAGCGCACCCGCGAACAGGCGAAGGACGGCGAGCGCCGTTTCGGCAGTCGGGGGCTCGCCCGCGACGGCCTTGTCGAACGCCCAGCGCTCCAGTTTCCGGCAGGTAGCATCCGACGGGGCACTCCCGGCCAGGAACTTCTGAAGGCCGGTCGGGCTCATCCCCACCTGGCGGGCCGCGTGCCTCAGCGACCTCGCGCTCACCTGCCGCTCGACCGCTTCGCGCAGGCGGGCCAGCGGTGCGGCCCCATCGTTCGACGCCATTGACGCGCTCGATCCAAGGGGCTATACTGCGCCCGTCTACTCTGTCTACTTTTGGGTGGGATCTCTGTGCAAGAGTACATTGGGGGAGGCTCCTCCCGCAAGGGTACACCGCGCAGAGACGGCTGGAAGCGCGCTCGGGGGCGCGCCCGGCCAACCCGGCTCCCCGCACCCGCCCTCGCGGCGCGGCGCCTTACCCGGAGGCACTCATGGACCCGACGACACCACGTAGCGCGCGATTACGCGCGCGCACTCCGCGCCGTAACACAGTGCGACGCTGGTGCATACCTCCCGCCATTCTTCGCGAGCCAGACGAGACCCTGGAGGGCACGGGGATCCTGGAAGAGCTGCGCGGCGAGGTGGGGCTCCTCCTCTGGCACTCGCTGCGCGACGTGACGCTGTGGGCCGAAGTCGCGCCAGAGGAGCGCCCGGCGCTCTTCGCCGCGCCGGCGGCGGCGGAGCGGCTGAGGCTGCTGCGCGCGGCGGCGGTGGAGCCCGCGCTGGAGGTCTCGCTCACCACGCTGGCGGCGCTGGTGGGGAACCCGGCCGGCGCCAGCTCCGAAATCGTGACGCTGGTGTGCCTCCAGGTGTCGCGCTGGGCGCAGGAGCAGGGCGCGCCCAACACCTCGCTCGCGTTTGCGCAGGCGGGCGCGCTGGCGTCGCCCGAGGATGCGTCCGCGGCGCTTGCCGTGGGGGTGCTGGCACTCCACTTCCGCCGCCTTGCGCGCGCGGAGACGTGGCTGAGGCGGACGATCGGCCTGGCGCGGCGGCGGCGGGACTGGGCCTCGTACGCGCAGGCTTGGGTGGAGCTCGGGCGGCTCCAGACCAGGCGCGGCTCCGCGGAGGCGGCACGGCGCGCCCTGATCAAGGGGACGCGCGCCAGCAGGCGGCACGGGCTTCTTGCCATCCGCGCGACCGCACTGCACGGCCTTTTCTTGCTCGCCCTGGAGTCGGGCGACTACGAGGATGCGGAGCGTTTCGCGCGCCTGGCGATGCGCGCGTACGGCCGCGGGCACGCGCGGCAGTCGGAGCTTCAGCACGACCTCGCACGACTGTGGGTGCTCCGCGGCACCTTCGAGCGGGCGCTTCCCGCGCTCCAGCGGCTCCTCCCCACGCGCGTGCAGCCGGGCGAGCGGGTGACCACGCTGGCGCTCCTGGCGCGCGTGGCCGCGGGGCTGGGGAACCGCCCGCTCTACCAGGAGGCGTGGTGGGACGCGTGGACCATCGTGGAGCGCGGCGGAGACGACGAGACGCTCGCCCGCGCCCTGGTGGACATGGCGCACGCATCCTCCCTGCTGCGCGATGCGCCGCGGCTGGACCAGGCGTGCCGCCACGTTCTGCGCGGCCCGCTGCGCCGCGTGGACCCGCGCGTTCTGGCGGAGGTGGAGGAGCTGGCGTCCGCGCTGCGGGCGCCCGCGGCGACATGATCTTCCTCGCCCGCGTCCCGCCCCCCGCCGTCTCCCCCCGCAACGGCGAGGACGAGGTGGTGGAGGGGGGTCTGCTGGTGGCGGAGCTGGGCGCGACGGCGGGGGTCGCGGTGTGGACGGCGTTGCGCGATGCGCGCGCGTGGCGAGCCCGCGGCGCCCCTCTGGATGAGCAGGGACGGCTCGGCGCGCTGCGCGGGGTGCGCCTGCCGCAGGAGCTGTGGGCGCCGCTCGCCGTCTTCGCCTGCCTGGGCGACGGCATCGGGGCGGGCGACGAGGCGCGCCTCCTCCACGCCTCCCGCCGCATCGCCGGCTGGGCCGAGTCCAACCGCGCCTACCGCACCGCCCTCGCCTGGGAGGCGCTCATCGCCACGGCGTGGCCGCGCGGGGTGGGATATTGACCGGGTGCGGCGGGAGATAGGGCGGCGAGGATGACAGATGTCGAGGAAGGGCAAAGGCGGGCAGACACGCAGGTCTGCTCCTACGAGGGCGCGGTGTGAGAAGGGGCGGCGGTGCGGTTGCGGGCACGGGCAGCCACGTGGGGCGGCCCCTACGACGTTCGGGTGTTTGGGCGGGCGGCGGTGCAGGGGCGGACACGGGCGCGCGATAAATCGCGCTCCTACCGATTCGTGCGCACCGCATTGATCCATGCATACGCCCCTCCCCCAGGTAGTTATTGGGGGAGGGGCCGCGAGGTGACGAGCGGGGGAGGGGGCCTTCCCCGGGCCTTCCCCCCTACGGCGTGTTGCCCGGGCAGTTCTTCATCAGCTGCTTCTCCGTAAGACGCCATTGGCCGCCCTCCTTGCGGTAGCGCAGGCGCCAGGTGCGGTCGCAGATCACGGTGGGGAAGGTGCGCCGGTCCGTGGTGTAGCCGACGACGATCAGGGTGATCTGGTCGCGGGTGTAGCGCACGACGTTGGGGGAGACGTAGTTGCCGTACTCGCGCACCCACGTTCCGCCGAGGCCGCCCCGCTCCTCTTCGTCGATCAGGAGCACCTGCCGGGGATCGGCGATGCGTGGCTTGCCGAGGATCTCCATCAGGTTCGCCACGCGGATGCTGTCGCCGGTCACCTGGCGGGCACGGACGGCGAAGCCCTTCACGTCCACCCAATTCGGCCCGTCGGAGGGACGGCCGAGCATGTGGGTGCGCGAGTCCTGCTGGATGAAGGAGATCACCTGGCGCGTGACGGCGATGTAGTCTTCCTGCGTCGGGCGCGGGCCGGTGCACGAGGTCAGGATGAGGAGTGCCAGGACGGATGCGGCTCGCTTCATGGTCTGCGCGCGGAACGGGTTGGAGAAACGGGGTCCGGGTGGAACGATACACCCGCGGGCGCGCCGCGCAACCGCCCGCCCTCCCGCGGGCGGGCGCGCGGGGCTACGTTGTGCGCGCAAGGAGCGCCCGGCACCCACCCGCACGCGAGCACCGATGAAGTTCTGGAGACTGACCCCCCGCCACGACACGCTCTGGTGGTGCGTGGACGGCAAGGACCCCTGGACGCCCTACTCCAACCGCGCCTTCGGCTTCGTGGTGCGCGCCGCCGACGAGGAGGAGGCCCGCTTCCTGGCCCACCAGGCCGGCGGCGACGAGAACGCCGCGATCGACGGGATTCGTCCCTGGCTGGACGACAGCTACTCCCGGTGCGAGGAGCTGGGCGACGATGGGCCGGGCGAAGTCCTGATGGTGAACTTCAGGCTCTGAGCGGGGCGGAGTGAAACCAGTGGAGCGGACGCACCGTAGCACCGTCCAAGGGGGAACACTCCCTCTCCACCGCGATTCGCGAACTCCACACGTGAGGCACATATGCTGGAACAGATTCACGCCGCCCCCGAAGACCGCCGCTCCACGCACATCGCGCTCTCGCTCGGCGCCATCTCGTTCGGCGGGCTCGCCATGGCGGACGCACTCGTGGCCCACTCCCCGGCCGTCGCCGCGCTGGGCACCCTGATCGCCACGGGCGGCGCCATCGCGCTCGGATGGGTTCGCCGCACTCCGGTGCGCACCGACTGAAAAGCGCCTCACACAGAGAC
Proteins encoded in this window:
- the treS gene encoding maltose alpha-D-glucosyltransferase, translated to MSASDPLWYKDAVFYEIHVKAFQDSNADGIGDFAGLMQRLDYVQSLGVDVIWLLPYYPSPLRDDGYDIADYYNIHPSYGSVDDFTRFMEEAHRRGLRVISDLVLNHTSSDHPWFQRARRAPRGSPERDFYVWSDDDTVYKEARVIFTDTEPSNWTWDPVAGQYYWHRFFSHQPDLNWDNPAVKEAMFQVMEFWLDRGLDGFRADAVPYLIEREGTICENLPETHDILKEFRTRLDAKYPGRILLAEANQWPEDVRPYFGDGDEFQMAFHFPLMPRIFMAVRQGIRKPIVEIIERTPPIPDDCQWCMFLRNHDELTLEMVTDEERDYMYREYAADPRMRLNLGIRRRLAPLMDNDRRKIELLNSILFTMPGSPIVYYGDELGMGDNVFLGDRDGVRTPMQWSPDRNAGFSRAEAARLFLPPITDTQYGFQAINVEAQERSPFSLLNWTKRLIAVRKQHHAFGRGTIEFLQPENPHVLAYIREYEGDAILVVNNLSGTAQAVQLDLARFAGRIPVELLGQTSFLPIDETPYALTLSPYGFFWFGLRPVRVEADAGNDVPAEWAEAEARVFEDAGVLAGMVAAVPHEWLRAQRWFRGKAREILSTELVDHAIVRPERGPRAIASVLRVRYEEGEPEVYFLPLSLHPTLQPGVTPEAIVSQATEAGEFRVFEALGDRRFAGALLDAIREEAVIDGQNGRLVARRGRAFEELDHQRGPVRPISAEQSNTSLIIGDSAILKIFRKLEAGMNPDLEVTRFLTERTSFRNLPALGGWIEHQGAGETSSVAGLFAFIPNTGDAWSVALKALERFMGAASRSAADPETVAGQEAVRRMAGEFFPSIERLGATTARLHLALASAGPDEPEFAPEPVGDAEVRAYTDAFTRHVDEVLGELGHRLEKIPGAFPSALLNELSGVVRSAADVRQRGDDLRLLEEAGTVRTRFHGDYHLGQVLRAEKPGPDGSEWYILDYEGEPARPLAERRAKGSPLRDVAGMLRSFNYAVRVALKEYRTDDYRTRMSLERWAAAWEREARTLFLDAYRATVAGSPIVPADAELFARTLAVFELEKAVYELGYEMNNRPDWIWVPLEGIRSILGGAA
- the malQ gene encoding 4-alpha-glucanotransferase; this translates as MKSVTERRRSGVLLHPTSLPGGPIGTLGDEAFRFVDWLKEAGQGLWQMLPLVAVDEGGSPYNGLSAMAGNTFLLDAGRLAEEGLIEESDEDAQLPRVDFAAAARRSDALIRRAYEGLKAGRAPALRDDFAAYREKHAYWLEDYALFRALRDAQGPPWTSWDPGIRTRKPAALRRARKELADQVERHAFGQFLFDRQWSALRRYAADAGVAIVGDIPIFVAHDSADVWAHPELFSLDAHGMPSVVSGVPPDYFSETGQRWGNPHYRWDVMERDGFRWWTERFRRTLEWVELARIDHFRGFESYWEVPADEETALNGTWQPGPGSRLFAAVAKELGPLPLIAEDLGIITPEVDALRESLGMPGIRVLQFAFGDDEENPHLPANYEANTVAYTGTHDNDTSLGWYRGASEGDRAGLRRLTDAPERSVHWGMMEVVFQSPAALAVVPLQDVLGLGSDHRMNVPGTAEGNWGWRFRSEDLTTALAERLNKLTHATGRLHADQ
- a CDS encoding SDR family oxidoreductase — its product is MPINETAGPVTMVTGGAGNLGRAVTRAFLDAGHRVFVPLHKGDAHAMDGLANEFSGRVDTCFLDLTTERGAAAAVREAVEWTGRLDSVAHLVGGYSGGVLLGDTPTDLWDRMMDLNLRSAYLVARAALPVMTEGGTLVFVSSRAARESRANNGAYAVSKSALLTLTEVIAEEYGPSGVRSYAVLPGTLDTPANRASMPNADAASWIKPETVAAQIVRLCSGTAEEPNGSAIPVYGAA
- a CDS encoding branched-chain amino acid ABC transporter substrate-binding protein, encoding MKALPSIFAVAALAVLSLAACGREKETIVLGVAAPLQAANGKSVEMAARMAVDEINRAEGNDGFTFALEIRDDERSEAKGIEVAQDLRENEKVVAVIGHVNSAVSIKAAPIYNMPAGMHDSIGGDPVVQISPASSAPALTGAGPWTFRVTPTDLEFSPALARHARERLGSSKAAVIYANDEYGQGVTSTFEAAFRRQGGQIVSTDPYLPDILKNPAALDPYLTRAIRRGADALVIGGQADAGVSIIQAARRLGYTGPILGADGLTGVKDARGVGEGVFVSSAFLPDLNTPAARKFVTAFRARYNTSPDHRAAQTYDIVYLLHRAINEVGPNREAIRAYLEQVGRPGGSPAFDGVSGTIKFDENGDVVEKPVVIGIVRGSELVTAR